The Dioscorea cayenensis subsp. rotundata cultivar TDr96_F1 chromosome 16, TDr96_F1_v2_PseudoChromosome.rev07_lg8_w22 25.fasta, whole genome shotgun sequence sequence tttatGATAGACGTTACATAAGGATATAGGCCGataatccaaaacaaatttaGAGTTGGGCTTTTTGAGAATAAAAGTGATGAAGGTTCGGCCCCAAGAATTAGGAATAACTGAATTAGTGAAAAAGTAATTCACAGCATCATAAAGAGCATCACCAATTTCATTCCAGAAGAAGCAGTAAAAATTCGAATTAAAACCATCAGGCTCGGGACTCTTACCAGAAGGGAGAGACTGAAGAGCATTAAACACTTCCTTTTTAGTTACCTCCATAGTCAGGAACTCACCATCAGCCGCAGAGATAACAGGTAAGTCATATGGCAGGGCTTGAGAAATGTCTAAAATAGACTTGTCTGAAGGCTCAGACCACAAATTAGTAAAAGTATTACAGAAAACATTCTCAATATCCTTATGATCAGTAAAACAATTCCCACTAGCATCAATAATAACAGAAATTGCATTATGATGATTACGAGAACGAAGAAGATTATGGAAAAAGCCAATGTTTGGATCACCACAAAGGACCCACATGTGCTTGGCTCATTGAGCCCATTTGGAAGAACTCTGATGATTAAGAGCAGCAAGTTTGTTATAGAGAGAATTGAGATGGTTAGTAGAAACACAATCATTACCATTCATAATATCCAATGCCTCAGCCTCCAAGATTTCAGACTCAACCTTACTAATACTAGAATCAATGGAATTAAGCCTATGACTTTTCCAATGTAAAAGGTTAGATTTAGTGCGAGAAATTAAATGAGTAAAAGCATGCATCAGATTGGAATGAGGCAAAAAATTCCAAGCTTCCCTAACTGCAAAATGACACCCAATGTAATCAAGCCAATAATTATCAAAGCGAAAGACCCGCTTATTAATAGGGACTCTGTTAGAGAGAGTAAGGAGGAGAGGAGCATGATCGGAGAACAGGCGGGGAAGATGTTTAAGAAAGTACTTACCAAGGTGAGTGGTGCAATAGGAATTAAGTAGACATCTGTCAAGACGAGCCCATTTCCTAGCAGCACCAGACTGATTATTACACCAGGTAAAACTAGATCCTGTATAATTCACATCCAGAAGGTTATTAATGGTTATAAAATCGGAAAACACATGGGCCTTGCGACGATAATAGTTTCGAGAGCCCCACTGAAACTCATCAAGATTAGCAATAGTGTTAAAGTCACTAATAAGAATCCAAAGTAAGTTAAGGGTAGCAATACCAGAAAGCTCAAACCAAACATTAATTGGTCCTGGTAACGAGATGAATTGTACACAGTAGAGAGAATCCAGGACTCATTTTTATCATTAGTGACTACTAAGTGAAGAACATACCTGGACCTGGCCAGTGGAGTAACCTTCCCCAGCTGCTTTTGCCAAGTAACTATTATACCACCGGAGTAACCATCAGCAGCAATGGCTGCCTAGGCCCAATTATGACCAAGCTTGGAGTAAAAGTTATCAAGCCTACAATTGTCGGCACGAGTCTCAACAAGGCAGAAGATGAGAGGATTGAAATGCTTCATCAGATATTTGATACAGGACGAAGTATCCCTACCGGAGACCCCCTACAATTCCAGCAAACAAGCTTAAAAATGTTGACTATCATGATTAAACCAAGTAAATAAGGGAACATAAACACTGAAAGAGAAAGACGCATAAGAACAAGCAACTGAAAGGCCCCAAAAGAAGAGAGGCTAAAACACTAGACAACGTCATCTCCACTGCCTAGTCTTCCCTTCTTGTTGGATGGAGAGATAAGTTGCAAATCACGACAAGCGAGAGCTTCTTTACGGATATCAGACTGGTATTGATTACGAGTCATGGAATCATCAGGTTCATTAGTATCATCATATACAGACATCACACTGTCTCCTTCATCCTCTTCAGAGTCTTCTTCCCCGGAATTGCTCATAGAATGGTCAGATTTCCAGAGAGGGAGAGGGGTTCAGGGCTGCAGACACCTGTGCAACAACTAAGGCATGAGATACATTGGAAGGACACGTGGTAACTCCACCATCCAACCCATCAGAGATCCGAAGGCTAGGAGGATGTGTTAGAGTCAGAGAAGAAGACAAAGTCTTCTCCTTGGGACTCAAAGCAACACTGGAACTAGGGCCCGGGTTAGAAGGAATAATGGGATCGCTGTACTTCATAACAAGAGACGAAGCACTAGCCAGAGTCCCAATATCTCGAGAACCGGAAGAGATCAACTCATTGGAAGGATTCTCTGACAGCATAGGGTAGGTATCAGAAGCTCGGGACCTGCTACCGACATGACCGCCCCTACCACAGAATGATGGAGTGCTACGTGTCGGTCTAGTAATATCATCATGCAATTGAACATTGGGAGAGACGTTGGGAGACGTTGTAGGGCATGTATGCGCCGCACGTGATACTGATCTCCCAGCACCACCATCGGCGCCACCGCGGCCACCACCATGCCCCCTACATCGAGCAACAAGCATCCAAGGTCCAAAACTAGAAACATCATCCTCTGTAATAGTTTCAATAGGTTTCGGGGTCAGATGATCGATCCTTGCCTCCTTGCCATCATCCATGATTTCCATTGCAGTCCCTACCTCCAACCCATTCAGGTTACATGGAACCTGTACCGGGGGTGGCTGGGAGCTACTCTGGTCCACTGGACTCCGACGGCTGCAATAGTTCGATCCATGTCCGACCATTCCATAGAGGTAACAGAAAGTTGGGAGTTTCTCATACAGGACTACAACAAAAACACGATAACCATCATCCCCAACCCCAGAAACCTTGCTTCAAAGGTTTACTCAGGTCTATTTCCACACATATGCATGCAAATTTGGATCTGGACAGAGAGCACGTATAATCGTCGATCTTCAGCAATCGTCCCAGCGTGGTAGAAATGGATTCATGTGACTCCCCATCCTAGAACTCGACCGGAAGATTGTGCAACTGCACCCAGACAACAGCGGTAGAATGCTTAGCGAAGGCCGGCTCAAAGAACGGCTTCCAGGGGGCAAGCTGAAGAGTAGCCTTATTAACCACCCAAGGACCCTCGAATAAGAATTTTTGGGAGATTTCAGACGAATTGCATCGGAAGAGGAGATACCCATTCGGTAAGTCTGAGATGGGGATGTCACCAAGTTCACTccatctagattgaagaatagatttgatttgatcaaaggGAGGTGGTTTCCCGAAAAATTTGCCAATgagagaatgctgaaatcgtaGACGAGCTCGCGCCATAGAATCCCCGTCAAAGCGGATAAATTCAGTAGTAGAAGCCTTCAAATGACGCAGGACAGGGCTATCAACAAGCGGAGAAGGGTTCGGGGCTTGTTTTTGACTGCAGCCGCGATCTCAGCCCAGGAGGCCGGCCCCGAAGAGGGTGTTCCCCAGCTTGCCATCGCAAGGAGGAAAGGAGAACAATTAAGCACGAGGGAGAGTAGGGGAATGTCAGGCTAAAGAAGGGAGAGAAAGAGAATTCATTCCCggtaatattttcacattaccgcgaaccaaacaccccctaataGTTTGGAAGTcctctctctttttatttttattattgtgtaatattgctcatatatgaaataaattaaaccaCTAGATACCCTAAAATACGACAAACTCTTTTAAGTTAAAGTTGtatatttatgaaataataaaagtttacTTTGTCATAATTGGGCTGAGATTAACATATAGTCGAAATAATAACCAGAGATGTACAATTTAATAAGTACctagttaaaaaaaacatacacatGTAAATACGTTATTGAACGTCCATGTTATATCAAATAACCCATTAATTTAGGTAGTAAATCGATAAATCAAAAAACCCAATGAACTCTTTAATTATTTCACTTTGTTGTTCGAGGGTTTACATTGTGGTCTATAGCAATGGCAAAGTCGATGTGCTCTatttattaaatagttaaaaaaaaaacgtaaactccatatatcataaataaaataaaaatacttaaatactaTTCAATAATTCCACAAGTCTCAAAGTCTGGTaaccattaatttttaaaataaagtaatatcaaataaactaattaatagtatattttttataaactaatttgATAGTTTCGGTGGGTAATGTGGTAAGATAAGTCACTCAATAACTACTCAAAGATTGgacacacacaatcaagcaagagAAAAGAGACACGTAAGTTGGTAACCCacttcggcacaaccttgcatACATCTGAAGGTTCAAGCCCGGAGAAACAgtccactaaaagaggttatAGAATAAAGAGCACAACACTTCTTTACTCTCTCAAGATAAAaaataccctcttaagattgatcgatgcccactctcctcaaccctcaccaaagggtctctcactccgtggctcatcctaaatcttcaagcaggatatcttatatagacgcaccgacgtccaaataaaccttcctcttttagaattctccgcagcttcctaacttggacactttccaaagttagatgttacaACACCCAGTTGTAAtatggcccaccttactgaacatgactgagttatAGCCAGTTCCACCTGAATCTGCTACCTTCTACCTTCCCGGTTCCTTaagtccgcctcgtagcagttgactcgaccagAGCTCCTTCTGCCTACAGCTGCTTCtttcctcacgtcacttcagcAGGTCCTTTCTCTCGAGAAATGtgcctaccaaggcacacgcaaccatctcaccaaagatggtcaccgaagatctcccgatcttctttccaaacttggcccaagtttggtcttcccaaattatcttcgtttgactcatggaaatattgttactaaacttgatctcatctcatccaagtttagctttcaatatcttcaagcatgatctccaatcatccatgcttggatcttcaaatgtTCAATTAAATCTCAAgtcatcttcaatcaatctccagtATATGATTTGTCTCCTCGAATAGCTCTGCCCATAATTAGCTCATAGATCTTTCTTCAAATTGTGAgctaaatatggttttgataatctcattggcttgtccttgcctaacttaatttgtgtcttcaaataacttCTCACCAAACTAAgtttcatgcaatcttcatgatgatctttATTCTTGCTAATAATAAATCATTCCTATCACTCATTTTAAGGTAGATCTATCCTAAAAGaagttttaccaaagatataatttatcatcccggatttTACCAAGAATAGATAagcatttctaaaataaaacttatccTTTTTGAAGAGATCGTTCTAACTTGATGTgcttttcaaaattaattaatcatcacATGAATCATTGAGAGAAATTTCACTAAACATAGTCTCCAAACATGATCTTCTACACCTCATATTTTCATATGCCATGACACCTAGTTTTGGTCACATCATCATTCTAGCCATTCCTtctttttgccaagtcatcattgtcatgtaatttttttttcctatgtcACCGCTTGGCTTGTTATATAATGCTAATCCATTTTATCAGACCTAGCATAATTGATCAACAAGTTTTAGAAATAATGCTTACAAAAATatacacattaaaaaattaaaaaataaataatattatctatataattGATCCTTCTCTATAACCTCAATTAAGAATGTGCCATGTGTGTATATgatctatttattaaaaaaagaaacatttttttgtttgggAGTAAAAAGAAGGGAAAACAACGAGCCATGTTCTTTGGTTGGTTGGcgagaaaattgaaaaaacatTTGAGAATATGATGGACAATTTCGTCATGTTGGATGTAATGAATATGATTATTGGTTGGAGTACagcatacaaaaataatatgttgTGTTTTGCTTGTGTCACTTTCTTTTAGGATTGTAATTGAgcatgctaaaaaaaattataatattaattctTAGATGTAGCAAGTCAAGTGGTGGTTGTATGGATTAGATATGTGGGTGAGATAggtaattactttttttttaattacataaaaatgTTGTCTAATTCCATATGTAGTCATGAATGATGGTGGAGACTAGTGCACATGTGCATCTAATCGAGACAAGAACTAACAAAGACTGGTCGGGCCCTACGAACCaaaggaaacaaaaccaaaGGGAGTTTTCAAATGGACTGCTCTGTTGCCATGTCGGGCCGAGTCATATTCTCAGGTCACTTTCTCCGGTTCCTTCGCTGTTCGTCATCAGACACGAGAACGGTTAGGAAACCGACTGGAGACGGTTGAAAGGGAGGGAcaaggcccaggcccaggcccaggagCCGAGAAGATGATGAACCAGCCTGGAAGAGGGCTGGCCTGTCTCCCTTTAGTGGGCCCCAGCAGAAGAGAGCTGGGCCCAGAAAACACTTCTGGCATGACCGACACGTGGCTGTACCTGCAGACCATGTTGAATGCGGTGTTGTCAGTTGGCCAGACCAGAATGCCAAGTGAcgcatgcttttacattatattattACTGTTGCTCTCTCTATATactatgcatgtatgtatatatatattccgtCCCATTTATgatatctttcaattttttttcaatatcatcaaaataacgAAGTGTTTATATTTCTCCCAATTgccttaattatattatttattattatgcatTGGAATTTGGAAATGAATGTTGGTTGACCATTGTTATAGTAGTATTACATTAGCtgttatgaaaaataaaaaaataaaatcttatgtatatatgtagTTCTCTGTTGTTTTCACAATGATTATCTAAtccagaaagaaaaaaaaaaaaaaagtcacagTGGCGGGGACCGCAACTCTCCTCaagcctctctctctctctatatgcAGCATGGTatggcaagaaaaaaaaaaccacaaagaaaATTCAGTGTTGTTCTTTCTCTCGTACTGTTTGTTTGTGTTGTCTTTAGGAAGAAGAGAGATCAAAGTGATTGATCTAAAAGCTTGAATACAAAGTTGATGACCAGTAAAACTATAAGTTTTAAGCTTTAGGTGGAGATCATTTTGAgaagtagagagagagagagagagagtggaagAAGAGGTGAAGGAGGAGAACTGGAGGAGGAACACAGCTGTGATCCGCAGTGACCAAGGTTGGCAAAGTCTTTAAAAGAGGGAGAGGGGCCTGTCTCTTTTGTCGTTTTATATTTTCccccttctctttctctttcagtctttctctttctctctcacgGTTTTCGATATATTCGGCGCAGCGCTTCGCTTCGCTTCAGCTCTTTTAGGGCCGcctttttctcctttctttttcccaccctcctttttgtttttctttctttttattctttgcttgtttttttgttttttcttcactAGCTTCTGGTATCTTCTCGAGAGTCTTCTCTTCGCGGTTGCTTAATGcgctctttctttctctccctctctctccgTTTCTTTCCAAGGATTGTTGATCACCAATCATAGCCCTCACCTTTTACTTTTTAAGAATGAGATTTGCTTTtctgaaaaacaaatcaaaggaTTTGCCGgcaatttatcaaatttatgcACTGCTGCTTAATCTCAGGTAAGACATTGTTTGATTATTCCAAGCCTCTGATAAATCTGTCTCTCTATCTATTTTGAAAAGGATGAacaattctctctctctctctctctctctctctctcttttcctttcaaatgtggaattaaaacaaaaacaaaaaaaatgtcatttttatttgCCTGTCTCTAGGAATTTCAATCCAAATCTTCAATTTCCATATATTATAGACATCAAATTTacgtttttattttgtgaatttgtTTACAAAATTCGGGAAGGTGATCCAATTTCAGTCATTCTTATCCGAAACAACAAGCACAAGGAGCTCGTGATTCCTGGAGGCTTGGAGAGTTCTCTAGGGATGGGATAATGGCAATTTGAAATCCTTTTCGTCTAGCTCGCTCGTGACTCATCTCTTTTCTTCATTCGGATAAGCCCTAGCACTCCAACCGGACCGCCTTGTTTCATAGTCACGACGAAATGGGCCTCCTTTCACAGTCCATTGACGAGATCGTTCAAGAGATCATGACAATTCACCGTTCTCTTCCTCCAAGGCCCTGCATCGATGAGGTGGAGGCCGCCGTTGTGTTGGTGCGCAATGTGGAGCAAGAGGAGCAGTCCCGGATCGACGCCATTGCCAGGCAGAAGAAAGCTTTTGAGGTCCCTGACGAGCTCTTCTCTGTTCTTCAGGAGATGCAGAGGAGTTTAGTCTTCTTTCAGTGCAAAGAACAGAAGAGAGAGGCTGTCAAGCTGCTCGATCTGGAAAACATTCATCAGTTGTTTGATGAATTGCTTCAGAGAGCCTCAAGATGCGTTCCTTCAAGCTCAAATGGGTCCTCAGGCTCGATATCTATGAGCAGTACCTCGACCGTCACTGCCTCCAGTTCGCATACTGGTTTTGATTCATCCAGCAGTACTGTTTCATCAGCATTGTATCCGGAGAGAACTGTAACCAGAGTGAGGAGCTTTGAGCAAGTTACTAGGGATGACAGTTATCTGGGGAAAATGAAGTCCACAGTGTACACTGATGGAAATGGTCTTGAGTTGAACAATAAGCCTCGAGGAGGGCTCTTGGTCAATTCGACACTCAAACCTTCTGCtattcttcctcctcttcctacTTCTGGTGAGTTCAGGGAGTTCAAATATTGCTTGCATTAGTGTTTTATGCTGTTGTTATTGTATCATGAAAGTTTGCACGATGGTTCTCTTTCTTGCTTTAACTTAAGCATGATCACAGTGCAGATTATGCGCATACATTTAGGCTAGGTTTTGAGATGTTTAAAGATTGATCAAGTCCCTCTAACCATAAGATCTGATTGTTTGTTTGTCATGTAGGAGGAATAGGCAATGAGAAACTGAGTCTGATTAAAGTAGCTAGTGTAATTGAGGTTTCATCAAAGAAAGGCACCAAGGACCTCAACCTTCAGAACAAGCTGATGGATCAGATTGATTGGTTGCCTGATTCAATAGGAAAGCTTTCTGATCTTGTCACTCTTGACCTCTCAGAAAATCGTTTACTTGCGTTGCCAGTGACAATTGGTACTCTTTCTTCCTTAACGAGACTGGATCTGCACTCTAATCGGATAGCTGAACTTCCTGATTCTATTGGAGATCTGCTCAGCCTGCAGTATTTAGATTTAAAAGGAAACCAATTGACAAAATTACCATCTACGATTGGCAAATTAGCAAATCTTGTGGAACTTGATATGAGTTCGAATCAGCTGTCTGTGCTAACTGAAGCCATTGGCAGGTTAATCAGCTTGAAGAAGTTAAGTGTTGAGACAAACAATCTAGAAGAACTTCCGCATACTATCGGTAATTGTGCATCTGTTGTGGAGCTCCGAGTTGATTATAATCGTCTAAAAGGCCTTCCGGAAGCTGTAGGAAGGCTTGCATCTTTAGAGGTTCTTTCTGTACGGTATAACAATATCAAAAGTCTTCCAACCTCTATGGCATCTCTGTTGAAACTGAAGGAGTTGGATGCTAGTTTTAATGAGCTTGAATTGATACCTGAGAGCTTATGCTTTGCAACAAACCTTGTCAAGTTGAATATTGGAAATAATTTTGCTGATCTTCGGTCACTTCCACGGTCCATTGGCAATCTTGAGCTGCTGGAAGAATTGGATATAAGCAACAACCAGATCAGGGTCCTTCCTGATTCATTTGGCATGCTCTCACACCTGCGTGTGCTGCGTGCAGAAGAAAACCCTTTGGAAGTGCCTCCTAGGCATGTAGCTGAACTGGGTGCACAGGTTAAGCTTTTCCTTTTTct is a genomic window containing:
- the LOC120278960 gene encoding plant intracellular Ras-group-related LRR protein 4-like; the encoded protein is MGLLSQSIDEIVQEIMTIHRSLPPRPCIDEVEAAVVLVRNVEQEEQSRIDAIARQKKAFEVPDELFSVLQEMQRSLVFFQCKEQKREAVKLLDLENIHQLFDELLQRASRCVPSSSNGSSGSISMSSTSTVTASSSHTGFDSSSSTVSSALYPERTVTRVRSFEQVTRDDSYLGKMKSTVYTDGNGLELNNKPRGGLLVNSTLKPSAILPPLPTSGGIGNEKLSLIKVASVIEVSSKKGTKDLNLQNKLMDQIDWLPDSIGKLSDLVTLDLSENRLLALPVTIGTLSSLTRLDLHSNRIAELPDSIGDLLSLQYLDLKGNQLTKLPSTIGKLANLVELDMSSNQLSVLTEAIGRLISLKKLSVETNNLEELPHTIGNCASVVELRVDYNRLKGLPEAVGRLASLEVLSVRYNNIKSLPTSMASLLKLKELDASFNELELIPESLCFATNLVKLNIGNNFADLRSLPRSIGNLELLEELDISNNQIRVLPDSFGMLSHLRVLRAEENPLEVPPRHVAELGAQAVVQFHG